The proteins below come from a single Plantactinospora sp. KBS50 genomic window:
- a CDS encoding serine/threonine-protein kinase, whose translation MPVLDGRYRLDRRIGTGGMSEVWCAHDEVLDRPVAIKLITLPYADRATVAAAVEQVRAEARAAARLAHPNIASVHDFGLAPVPDGPAAPYIVMELVDGQTLAGHLRGGALDWRIAARVCAEVSAALAAAHLHGIVHRDVKPANILLTPAGVKVLDFGIAAAIGQRDPVAEGEVVGTPAFVAPERLNGVGATPATDVYAVGVLLYVCLAGRLPWPVHAEPDRPLSHVYRPPEPLPTVAGLPADVAALCLRCLSADPAARPTGVAMALLLAAAVEAQVYVPVPGPDLSLPVRRHTETGQRWRARTALDAPTEAAGRHRAPG comes from the coding sequence CGAGGTGCTGGACCGCCCGGTCGCGATCAAGCTGATCACCCTGCCGTACGCCGACCGGGCGACCGTGGCGGCGGCGGTCGAGCAGGTCCGCGCCGAGGCGCGGGCCGCCGCCCGGCTGGCCCACCCGAACATCGCCAGCGTGCACGACTTCGGCCTGGCCCCGGTGCCCGACGGGCCGGCGGCGCCGTACATCGTGATGGAACTCGTCGACGGCCAGACGCTGGCCGGCCACCTGCGCGGCGGCGCGCTGGACTGGCGGATCGCCGCGCGGGTGTGCGCCGAGGTGAGCGCCGCGCTGGCCGCGGCGCACCTGCACGGCATCGTGCACCGCGACGTGAAGCCGGCGAACATCCTGCTGACCCCGGCCGGGGTCAAGGTGCTCGACTTCGGCATCGCCGCCGCGATCGGCCAGCGCGACCCGGTCGCCGAGGGCGAAGTGGTGGGCACCCCGGCGTTCGTCGCCCCGGAACGGCTCAACGGGGTCGGCGCCACCCCGGCCACCGACGTGTACGCGGTGGGAGTCCTGCTCTACGTCTGCCTGGCCGGTCGGCTGCCGTGGCCGGTACACGCCGAACCGGACCGGCCGCTGTCGCACGTCTACCGCCCGCCCGAGCCGCTGCCGACGGTCGCCGGGCTGCCCGCCGACGTGGCGGCGCTGTGCCTGCGGTGCCTGAGCGCCGACCCGGCCGCCCGGCCGACCGGGGTGGCGATGGCGCTGCTGCTCGCGGCCGCCGTGGAGGCGCAGGTCTACGTCCCGGTCCCCGGCCCGGACCTGAGCCTGCCGGTGCGGCGGCACACCGAGACCGGGCAGCGCTGGCGTGCGCGGACGGCGCTGGACGCGCCCACCGAGGCGGCCGGGCGGCATCGCGCGCCCGGCTGA